The proteins below are encoded in one region of Juglans microcarpa x Juglans regia isolate MS1-56 chromosome 4D, Jm3101_v1.0, whole genome shotgun sequence:
- the LOC121258977 gene encoding LOW QUALITY PROTEIN: phospholipase D alpha 1-like (The sequence of the model RefSeq protein was modified relative to this genomic sequence to represent the inferred CDS: inserted 1 base in 1 codon) has protein sequence MAQELLHGTLLATIYEVDRINYGLGFNVLQKSGKRFLSQLKGLVLGRPPIVGSKLYATVDLDKARVGRTRMVENQASHPQWFESFSIYCAHYISYIIFTVKKDNPIGATLIGRAYVPVGDIMRGFMVDRWVDIQDEDYNSIHSRIHVTLQFFNVAQDWSQKMITPDFEGVPRTFFRQRQGCKVTLYQDAHVQDVMPKLLPSIGGSYKPQGCWEDIFDAISNARHLIYISGWSVYTGITLIRDPKRPRQDGNLTLGDLLKKKADEGVMVLMLVWDDRTSVEELKKDGLMATHDQETEEYFRNTKVHCFLCPRNPDDRRSMVQGFEISTMFTHHQKTIVVDREVSDGGSQKRRIVSFIGGIDLCDGRYDTIEHPLFSTLNTIHHDDFHQPNFATASIKKGGPREPWHDIHCQLEGPVAWDVLYNFEQRWKKQVGDRFLIKLDQLDEIVIHPTPVSSLNDTETWNVQIFRSIDGGAVSGFPEKPDVAYAVGLVSGKDHIIDRSIQDAYINAIRRAKDFIYIENQYFLGSSFGWSPNGIKVEDIGALHLIPKELSLKIVSKIEAGERFAVYIVIPMWPEGIPESASVQAILDWQRRTMEMMYSDITKVLQKKGLDEDPRDYLNFYCLGNRETVKAEEYIPSERPEPDTDYKRAQEARRFMIYVHAKMMIVDDEYIIIGSANINQRSMDGARDSEIAMGAFQPYHLASTNPAXGQIHEFRNALWLEHLGGFQESFRHPESKLCISLVNTLAQQYWDLYVGETFHDMEGHLLPYPIQLTIDMGKTKVLPLPGFELFPDTKAHVMGAKSDYLPPILTT, from the exons ATGGCTCAAGAGTTGCTGCACGGGACACTTCTGGCAACCATTTACGAAGTCGATAGGATAAACTATGGCCTTGGCTTCAACGTCCTCCAAAAG TCCGGGAAAAGGTTTCTGTCCCAACTCAAGGGACTAGTGCTAGGCAGGCCTCCG ATTGTTGGATCCAAGTTATATGCAACAGTTGATTTAGATAAGGCCAGGGTTGGGCGGACCAGAATGGTAGAAAATCAAGCATCTCACCCCCAGTGGTTTGAGTCCTTCAGCATATATTGTGCCCATTATATCTCGTATATCATATTCACGGTAAAAAAAGATAACCCTATTGGGGCAACATTAATTGGAAGGGCTTATGTGCCTGTTGGGGATATCATGAGGGGATTTATGGTTGATAGATGGGTTGACATACAAGATGAAGACTACAACTCTATACATTCTAGAATCCACGTCACGcttcaattttttaatgttgCCCAAGATTGGTCTCAGAAAATGATTACTCCCGACTTTGAGGGAGTTCCTCGCACATTCTTCAGGCAAAGACAAGGTTGCAAAGTTACTTTATACCAAGATGCCCATGTCCAAGATGTTATGCCTAAGCTTTTGCCATCCATAGGAGGTAGTTATAAGCCCCAAGGATGCTGGGAGGACATCTTTGACGCAATCAGTAATGCAAGACACCTAATTTACATATCTGGATGGTCTGTGTATACTGGGATAACCTTGATAAGGGATCCTAAAAGGCCAAGGCAAGACGGCAACCTCACATTAGGGGATCTTCTTAAGAAAAAGGCTGATGAAGGTGTCATGGTTCTTATGCTTGTCTGGGATGACCGAACTTCTGTCGAGGAATTGAAGAAGGATGGTTTGATGGCGACTCACGACCAAGAAACTGAAGAATACTTTCGAAACACGAAGGTGCACTGCTTTTTGTGCCCTCGTAATCCTGACGATCGAAGAAGTATGGTTCAAGGTTTTGAGATTTCTACCATGTTTACTCACCATCAAAAGACAATAGTTGTTGATAGGGAAGTGTCTGATGGAGGATCACAAAAGCGGAGGATTGTGAGTTTTATCGGTGGTATTGATCTCTGTGATGGGAGATATGATACAATAGAACATCCTTTATTCAGTACTTTGAACACAATTCACCATGATGACTTCCATCAGCCAAATTTTGCAACTGCTTCAATTAAAAAAGGTGGTCCAAGGGAGCCTTGGCATGACATTCATTGCCAACTAGAGGGGCCTGTTGCTTGGGATGTCTTGTACAATTTTGAGCAAAGATGGAAAAAGCAAGTTGGGGACAGGTTCCTAATTAAACTAGACCAACTTGATGAAATCGTAATCCATCCAACACCAGTTTCCTCATTAAATGATACTGAAACATGGAATGTTCAAATCTTTCGATCCATTGATGGTGGGGCCGTTTCCGGTTTTCCTGAAAAACCTGATGTTGCATATGCAGTAGGGCTTGTTAGTGGGAAAGATCACATCATCGATCGAAGCATTCAAGATGCATATATCAATGCTATTCGGCGAGCCAAAGACTTCATCTACATTGAGAACCAGTATTTTCTAGGAAGCTCATTCGGCTGGAGCCCAAATGGCATCAAGGTGGAGGACATTGGTGCTTTGCACCTCATTCCAAAGGAGCTCTCACTAAAGATTGTTAGTAAGATTGAAGCAGGAGAGAGGTTTGCTGTCTATATTGTGATCCCAATGTGGCCAGAAGGTATACCTGAGAGTGCTTCTGTTCAAGCAATATTGGATTGGCAGAGAAGGACTATGGAAATGATGTATTCTGACATCACTAAAGTCTTGCAAAAAAAGGGACTTGATGAAGACCCTCGGGACTATCTGAATTTCTATTGCCTTGGGAATCGAGAGACAGTGAAAGCGGAAGAGTATATACCTTCAGAGAGACCAGAACCTGACACAGATTATAAAAGAGCTCAAGAGGCTCGTCGTTTCATGATATATGTCCATGCAAAAATGATGATAG TTGATGATGAATACATAATCATTGGATCTGCCAACATCAACCAGAGGTCAATGGATGGAGCAAGAGACTCTGAGATTGCAATGGGGGCATTCCAACCATATCATTTAGCCTCCACAAACCCAG AGGGGCAAATCCACGAATTCAGGAATGCATTGTGGCTTGAGCACCTTGGAGGATTTCAGGAGTCCTTTCGACATCCAGAAAGCAAGTTATGCATCTCTCTAGTGAACACTCTTGCTCAACAATATTGGGATTTATATGTGGGAGAGACATTCCATGATATGGAAGGTCACTTGCTACCATACCCCATCCAACTTACTATTGATATGGGAAAGACTAAAGTACTGCCCTTACCTGGGTTCGAACTCTTCCCCGACACCAAGGCTCATGTTATGGGTGCTAAATCTGATTACCTTCCTCCAATCCTCACCACTTAA
- the LOC121260319 gene encoding LOW QUALITY PROTEIN: phospholipase D alpha 1-like (The sequence of the model RefSeq protein was modified relative to this genomic sequence to represent the inferred CDS: inserted 1 base in 1 codon): MQTVEIDGSKLYATIDLDKARVGRTRMIENQPNNPRWVESFKIYCAHHISNIVFTVKDDNPVGATLIGRAYVPVGDVIRGSQVERWVDILDRENQNPRYSKIRVKLQFFNVNEDIHWSKGIRTPDFXGVPRTFFKQRQGCKVSLYQDAHVSADFPITTIEGQNYMPQRCWEDIFDAIKNARHIIYIAGWSVYTKITLIRDPKRPKQEGNLTLGELLKKKANEGVLVLMLVWDDRTTVKELKNDGLMATHDQETEEYFQNTKVNCFLCPRNPDDGKSIVQGFEISNMFTHHQKIVVVDKEVSSGGSQKRRIASFIGGIDLCDGRYDTGAHPLFSTLSTIHHDDFHQPNFPGASINKGGPREPWHDIHCQLEGPVAWDVLKNFEQRWIKQVGDKFPIPPIKVYGIETDPSPVTLTTDSETWNVQIFRSIDGGAVSDFPEKPEVASAAGLVSGKDSVIDRSIQDAYINAIRQAKKFIYIENQYFLGSSFNWRSKDIKVEDIGALHLIPKELSLKIVSKIEAGEEFAVYIVIPMWPEGLPESASVQAILDWQRRTMEMMYSDISEALQRKGNDAKPQDYLNFFCLGNREGRKSGEYVPPEKPELNSDYSRAQEARRFMIYVHAKMMIVDDEYIIIGSANINQRSMDGARDSEIAMGAFQPYHLTSNVLANGQIHAFRKALWQEHLGGFHKFYLNPENKSCIEKVKGQARRNWESYTKEKSDGDMEGHLLPYPVQVTNSGEITTLQGFEFFPDTKARVLGTKSEYLPAILTT; this comes from the exons ATGCAGACGGTAGAGATTGATGGATCCAAACTCTATGCAACAATTGATTTAGATAAGGCACGTGTCGGGCGAACTAGAATGATAGAAAATCAACCCAACAACCCTCGATGGGTCGAGTCCTTCAAAATATATTGTGCCCATCATATCTCAAATATAGTATTCACAGTCAAAGATGATAACCCTGTTGGTGCAACACTAATTGGAAGAGCTTATGTACCAGTTGGAGATGTTATAAGAGGGTCACAGGTTGAAAGATGGGTGGATATACTAGATCGTGAAAACCAGAATCCCAGATATTCTAAAATCCGTGTTAAGTTGcaattttttaatgtgaatgAAGACATTCATTGGTCTAAGGGAATCAGAACTCCCGACT GGGGAGTTCCTCGCACATTCTTCAAGCAAAGACAGGGTTGCAAAGTTTCCCTATACCAAGATGCCCATGTCTCAGCAGATTTCCCCATAACAACCATTGAAGGACAAAATTATATGCCTCAGAGATGTTGGGAAGACATCTTTGATGCAATCAAGAATGCAAGACACATAATTTATATAGCTGGATGGTCTGTATATACCAAGATAACCTTGATAAGGGATCCGAAAAGGCCAAAGCAAGAAGGCAACTTGACATTGGGGGAGCTGCTTAAGAAAAAGGCTAATGAAGGTGTCCTGGTTCTCATGCTTGTTTGGGATGATAGAACCACTGTCAAGGAACTTAAGAACGATGGTTTGATGGCAACTCACGATCAAGAAACTGAGGAATACTTTCAAAACACGAaagtgaattgttttttatgccCTCGTAACCCTGACGATGGGAAGAGCATAGTTCAAGGTTTCGAAATTTCTAACATGTTTACTCACCACCAAAAGATCGTAGTTGTTGATAAGGAAGTGTCTAGTGGAGGATCACAAAAGCGGAGGATTGCAAGTTTCATTGGTGGTATTGATCTTTGTGATGGGAGATATGATACAGGAGCACATCCTTTATTTAGTACTCTGAGCACAATCCACCATGATGATTTCCATCAACCAAATTTTCCAGGGGCTTCAATCAATAAAGGTGGTCCAAGGGAGCCCTGGCATGACATTCATTGCCAACTGGAAGGGCCTGTTGCTTGGGATGTTCTAAAAAATTTTGAGCAAAGGTGGATAAAACAAGTAGGGGACAAGTTTCCAATTCCACCAATCAAGGTCTATGGAATTGAGACGGACCCATCACCAGTTACATTAACAACCGACTCTGAGACGTGGAATGTTCAAATCTTTCGATCCATTGATGGTGGGGCCGTTTCCGATTTTCCTGAAAAACCTGAGGTTGCATCTGCAGCGGGCCTTGTTAGTGGGAAGGACAGTGTCATCGATCGGAGCATTCAAGATGCATACATCAATGCTATTCGTCAAGCCAAGAAATTCATCTATATCGAGAACCAGTATTTCTTAGGAAGCTCATTCAACTGGAGATCAAAGGACATCAAGGTTGAGGATATTGGTGCTTTGCATCTAATACCAAAAGAGCTCTCACTAAAGATTGTGAGTAAGATTGAAGCAGGGGAGGAATTTGCTGTCTACATTGTGATCCCCATGTGGCCAGAAGGTCTACCTGAGAGTGCTTCTGTTCAGGCAATACTAGATTGGCAAAGGAGGACTATGGAAATGATGTATTCTGATATCTCTGAAGCCcttcaaagaaaaggaaatgatgcCAAACCCCAGGACTATCTGAATTTCTTCTGTCTTGGGAATCGGGAGGGAAGGAAATCTGGAGAGTATGTACCTCCAGAGAAACCAGAACTTAACAGTGATTATAGTAGAGCTCAGGAGGCTCGTCGCTTCATGATATatgttcatgcaaaaatgaTGATAG TTGACGATGAGTACATAATCATCGGATCCGCCAACATCAACCAAAGGTCAATGGATGGAGCAAGGGACTCTGAGATTGCAATGGGGGCATTCCAACCATATCATTTAACCTCCAACGTACTTGCCAATGGGCAGATCCACGCATTCAGAAAGGCATTGTGGCAAGAGCATCTTGGTGGGTTTCACAAGTTTTATCTGAATCCAGAAAACAAGTCATGCATCGAAAAGGTGAAGGGTCAGGCCCGAAGAAACTGGGAATCATATACAAAGGAGAAATCCGATGGAGATATGGAAGGTCACCTACTACCCTACCCAGTCCAGGTTACGAACAGTGGAGAGATTACTACATTGCAAGGGTTTGAGTTCTTCCCTGACACCAAGGCTCGTGTTCTGGGTACTAAGTCTGAATACCTTCCTGCAATCCTCACCACCTAG
- the LOC121260877 gene encoding uncharacterized protein LOC121260877 isoform X2 has protein sequence MQLCRYVPPWLSYLLACMGGCLGSYPEPKLIVTVDEPAKGRNQGRSLKKSSVSEDFWSTSTCEMDISAIHSQRSISSVITPNHCLDPQGCGGSMSNPSEFINHGLLLWNQTRLQWLGNKRSKSHPQVLEPRISWNATYESLLTTNKPFPQPIPLPEMIDFLVDIWDQEGLYD, from the exons ATGCAACTCTGCAGATACGTTCCACCTTGGCTCTCTTATCTTCTCGCATGCATGGG GGGCTGCCTTGGATCCTATCCTGAACCTAAATTAATTGTCACAGTAGATGAGCCAGCAAAGGGGAGAAATCAAGGTCGATCTTTGAAGAAATCTAGTGTATCAGAGGACTTCTGGAGCACCAGCACTTGTGAAATGGACATCAGTGCAATTCACTCCCAGAGAAGCATCTCATCAGTCATCACGCCAAACCATTGCCTTGATCCCCAGGGTTGTGGTGGCAGCATGAGCAACCCATCAGAATTCATAAATCATG GTCTGCTTCTATGGAACCAGACAAGGCTGCAGTGGCTTGGAAACAAAAGGTCAAAGAGCCATCCGCAAGTTCTAGAACCCAGAATAAG TTGGAATGCTACTTATGAAAGTCTACTCACGACCAACAAGCCTTTCCCCCAGCCCATTCCCCTTCCT GAAATGATAGATTTCCTTGTAGATATTTGGGATCAGGAGGGTTTGTATGATTGA
- the LOC121260877 gene encoding uncharacterized protein LOC121260877 isoform X1, whose amino-acid sequence MHGSRGCLGSYPEPKLIVTVDEPAKGRNQGRSLKKSSVSEDFWSTSTCEMDISAIHSQRSISSVITPNHCLDPQGCGGSMSNPSEFINHGLLLWNQTRLQWLGNKRSKSHPQVLEPRISWNATYESLLTTNKPFPQPIPLPEMIDFLVDIWDQEGLYD is encoded by the exons ATGCATGGG AGCAGGGGCTGCCTTGGATCCTATCCTGAACCTAAATTAATTGTCACAGTAGATGAGCCAGCAAAGGGGAGAAATCAAGGTCGATCTTTGAAGAAATCTAGTGTATCAGAGGACTTCTGGAGCACCAGCACTTGTGAAATGGACATCAGTGCAATTCACTCCCAGAGAAGCATCTCATCAGTCATCACGCCAAACCATTGCCTTGATCCCCAGGGTTGTGGTGGCAGCATGAGCAACCCATCAGAATTCATAAATCATG GTCTGCTTCTATGGAACCAGACAAGGCTGCAGTGGCTTGGAAACAAAAGGTCAAAGAGCCATCCGCAAGTTCTAGAACCCAGAATAAG TTGGAATGCTACTTATGAAAGTCTACTCACGACCAACAAGCCTTTCCCCCAGCCCATTCCCCTTCCT GAAATGATAGATTTCCTTGTAGATATTTGGGATCAGGAGGGTTTGTATGATTGA
- the LOC121259195 gene encoding EIN3-binding F-box protein 1-like, whose product MSKIFGFSGNGDSCTGGSIYPNPKESSLFLPLGHRVDVYFPPCKRSRIRAPFVFSGERFEQKKRASIEVLPDECFFEIFRRLPGGQERSACASVSKRWLTLLSNICQDEFCSNSTTGYLRPEEKSIENKAEDQEIETDGYLTRSLEGKKATDVRLAAIAVGTASRGGLGKLLIKGSSSACRVTDVGLKAIARGCPSLKSLSLWNVPSIGDEGLFEIANRCHLLEKLDLCQCPEVSDKAVLAIAKNCPNLTDLTLESCSIGNEGLQAIGRCCSNLKSISIKDCPHIGDQGIASLLSSTSYVLTKLKLQALNITDVSLAVLGHYGKAVTDLVLINLPNVSERGFWVMGSGLGLQKLKSFSVTSCRGVTDTGLEAVGKGCPNLKQLCLRKCAFLSNGGLVSFAKAAGSLESLQLEECHMITQVGLFGALLNCGAKLKALAMVNCLGMKDLNVGLHLPSPCNSLRSLSIRHCPGFGNASVAMLGKLCPQLLHLDLSGLQGITDAGFLPLLESCEAGLVKVNLSGCVNLTDKVVSSLAELHGWTLEMLNLDGCRKISDASLVAIADNCPLLSDLDVSKCAVTDCGIAALAQANQFNLQILSVSGCSLVTDKSLPALEKLGQSLLGLNLQHCNAISISTVDLLVDQLWRCDILH is encoded by the exons ATGTCTAAGATCTTCGGTTTCAGCG GAAATGGTGATTCTTGCACTGGGGGGTCAATTTACCCAAACCCCAAGGAATCTAGCCTCTTTTTGCCGCTTGGTCATCGCGTGGATGTCTATTTTCCACCTTGCAAGAGGTCTCGCATCCGTGCACCGTTCGTTTTCAGTGGAGAGAGGTTTGAGCAGAAGAAGCGTGCCTCTATTGAAGTTTTGCCAGATGAATGCTTCTTTGAGATCTTCAGGCGGTTGCCTGGAGGCCAGGAGAGGAGCGCCTGTGCTTCTGTTTCCAAGCGTTGGCTTACGCTTCTGAGCAATATCTGTCAAGATGAATTCTGCAGCAACTCAACCACTGGATATTTGAGGCCTGAAGAAAAGAGCATTGAGAATAAGGCTGAAGATCAGGAAATTGAGACTGATGGCTACCTTACTAGGAGcttggaaggaaagaaagcaaCAGATGTTAGACTTGCTGCCATTGCTGTTGGAACTGCCAGTCGCGGTGGACTGGGCAAGCTTTTGATCAAGGGAAGCAGCTCTGCTTGCAGGGTGACTGATGTTGGCCTCAAGGCGATTGCTCGTGGCTGCCCTTCCCTAAAAAGCCTCTCTCTCTGGAATGTTCCTTCCATAGGAGATGAAGGTCTGTTTGAAATTGCTAATAGGTGTCATCTGCTTGAAAAGCTTGACCTTTGCCAATGTCCGGAAGTTTCTGATAAGGCTGTGCTTGCAATTGCCAAAAACTGCCCTAATCTGACTGATTTAACACTAGAGTCATGTTCAATTGGGAACGAAGGTCTGCAAGCTATTGGACGCTGTTGTTCCAATCTGAAGTCCATTTCAATTAAAGATTGCCCCCATATCGGGGATCAAGGAATTGCAAGCTTGTTATCTTCCACCTCTTATGTTTTGACTAAGTTGAAGCTCCAGGCATTGAACATTACTGATGTATCTCTGGCTGTTCTCGGACACTACGGCAAGGCAGTAACTGATCTTGTCCTTATTAATCTTCCAAATGTAAGTGAGAGGGGCTTCTGGGTCATGGGCAGTGGCCTTGGATTGCAGAAATTGAAGTCCTTCTCAGTTACGTCTTGCCGAGGAGTTACAGATACTGGGCTTGAAGCTGTAGGGAAAGGTTGCCCAAACCTAAAACAGTTGTGTCTCCGGAAATGTGCTTTTTTATCCAACGGTGGGCTGGTCTCTTTTGCTAAAGCTGCTGGGTCCCTTGAGAGCCTTCAACTGGAAGAGTGCCACATGATTACCCAAGTTGGTCTTTTTGGTGCACTTTTAAACTGTGGTGCAAAACTGAAGGCCCTTGCCATGGTGAACTGCCTGGGTATGAAGGACCTAAATGTGGGATTGCATCTTCCATCACCTTGCAACTCCCTGAGATCATTGTCCATCCGTCACTGCCCTGGGTTTGGTAATGCTAGTGTGGCAATGCTGGGGAAGCTATGCCCTCAACTGCTGCATTTAGACCTGAGTGGGCTTCAAGGAATAACAGATGCTGGGTTTCTCCCCCTGCTTGAAAGCTGTGAAGCTGGTCTGGTAAAGGTTAATCTGAGTGGTTGTGTGAATTTGACTGATAAAGTGGTTTCATCCTTGGCTGAGTTGCATGGGTGGACTCTTGAAATGCTAAATCTTGATGGTTGTCGCAAGATCAGTGATGCTAGTTTAGTTGCAATTGCTGATAACTGCCCGTTGCTCAGTGATCTTGATGTTTCTAAGTGTGCGGTCACAGATTGTGGGATTGCAGCCCTGGCCCAGGCAAACCAATTCAATCTCCAGATCCTCTCAGTTTCGGGGTGCTCTTTAGTGACAGACAAAAGCTTGCCTGCCTTGGAAAAACTGGGTCAGAGTCTTTTGGGGTTGAATCTCCAACACTGCAATGCAATCAGCATCAGCACAGTTGATCTGCTTGTGGATCAGCTATGGAGGTGTGACATCCTTCACTAA